TACAAAAATATTTAAGTTTCCAACTAAAAAAGGGTTTATAAAATACATTAGTGCCAACAGAAAAATAAACTTTAAAAACAAGTTTCTGTTTATGCCAAAAAAGGCAGCCCAAGTATAGCCCGGCACTTCTTTCTTAATTTTGAAATGAAGCTGCATGTATTGAAAAACCAAACCAAATGAATACCCGGCTGTTACGCCAATTAGTCCGTAATAAGACAACGAATACATTAAGATTACTGTTACAATAAGATACATGAACGAGTAAAAAAACGTGTTTTTGATAAAGCTTTGCGACTTAAGGTATTGATGCGAAATTTTATAATTGATGCGAAATAAAAGTCCGAGTATTAGAATTTTCAGTAGTAATTCGCTTTCAATCCATTTATCGCCCAAGAGAATAGAAACGATTTCTTTGGTAGAGGTTAAAACAATAAGCAAAGAAGGCAGTATAAACAAATTAAGCAGATACTCTACTTTGAGTAATCGTTTGAGGTGCATTTTTTTGTCGTCTTCCATTTTGGCAAAATCGGCAAAAATAATGTTGTCCAGGTACTGAGCGTATACATTTTGCAACGTACTCATAATACTGTATGATCGATTATAAATTCCCAAAGAAGTTGGTCCCAAAACCCTTCCGATGATAATCCCGTCTGATTGATTTCCGAGCATACCTACTAATCTGCTGGCAGAATTCCAACCCCCAAAATTGATGAGTTCATTCCAAGCTGTTTTATCAAATTTGAAAAAATATTTCTCTTTTTTGATGGCATAAAAAACAACTGACTCGTATAAAACCTGAGCAACAAGCGGATAAATTAAAGCGTAATAATTATGGTATAAATGAAAAACAATAAAAACGCCGGGAACATAAATAAGCATGAAACTCGATAACTCAATCAGGCTGATTTTTTTGACTTCGAGGTTTTTCAATAAAATATTTCGGGAAATCGCGGATAATGCGATGAACATTGGCAACCAAAAAATATTTCTTAAGATGGTACTCAGTTCATTGATATTGAAAAAATGAGCTACCATTTCATTACCGAACCAAAGCACACCTGAAAAAACAGCGGCAAAAACTACATAGGAAAAGAAAGCCGTATTAATATGGTTTTGGTTGATGTTCTTTTGCTTCACCAAACTGGCTCCAAGGCCGGTATTGGGAATTTCCATAAAGAGTATAATCAAAATATTAAAAACATGAAAGATACCAAAGTCGTGCGGCATCAAATGTCTTGACGTCCACATCAAAAGGAAAATTCGGCAAAAAATTATGATAATTTTAGAAGAAGAGTACCAAATGACATTCATAGTAAATCAAAGTATCGGTGTGCATTTTGAATAAAAACGTTCATGTCATTTATCCTTTCTAACTAAACAATCATTCCGGCGGCTACGGTTTCATTGGTAGCATCATCAATAAGGATAATACTTCCGGTGATTCTGTTTTCACGATAAGAATCCAACATCAATCGCTGGGTACAACGAATAGTCACTCGGGCAATATCATTCATTTTCAATTCTTTATCCTCTTCTAATCGGTGATAGGAATTGATATCAATTTTATACACTACATTTTTAATGATAGCTTTTTGTTCGTTACTCGTATGCATAATGGTATACTTGGCATTCGGGCGGGCTGAACCGTTATTGAACCAACACAACATTACATCAAACTCTTGTTGCATTTCCGGTTGGTTGTTGGTTTTTACCAGCATATCGCCTCTACCTACATCAATATCATCTTCTAAAGTTATGGAAACCGACATTGGAGCAAAAGCTTCTTCAACTTCTTTATCTCCGGCATTAATCGATTTAATTTTAGAAACAAAGCCCGAAGGTAAAACAGTAATTGAATCACCTACTCGGTAAATTCCACCGGCAATTCTACCGGCATACCCGCGGTAATCGATAAAGCCTTCGCTTTGTGGACGCAATACGGTTTGCACCGGAAAACGAGCGTCAATTTTATTGATATCACTACTGATGTGTAGGGTTTCCAGTAAATGCAATAAAGGAGAATCCTGATACCAATCCATATTTTCAGAACGGTTGACCACATTGTCACCATCCAAAGCACTAATCGGAATAAAGCGAATATCTTTTATATTTAATTTTGATGAAAACTCTTCAAACTGGTTAACGATAGTGTTAAAAACAGTTTCCGAATAATCCACCAAATCCATTTTGTTTACACAAACAATGATGTGTGGAATTTGCAATAATGAAGCTATAAAAGCGTGTCTTTTGGTTTGTTCAATCACACCATGACGGGCGTCAATCAAGACAATAGCGGCATTGGCTGTTGAAGCTCCGGTAACCATATTACGGGTATACTGAATGTGTCCCGGTGTATCGGCAATGATGAATTTACGTTTGGGTGTAGTGAAATAACGGTACGCTACATCAATGGTAATTCCTTGCTCACGCTCATCGCGAAGTCCGTCAGTAAACAACGCCAAGTCTACCCCAGCATGACCTTTACGTTTACTGGTGGTTTCAATGGCTTCTAACTGGTCTTCAAAAATAGATTTTGAATCATATAACAATCGTCCTATCAGTGTGCTTTTTCCGTCGTCAACACTCCCGGCTGTGGTAAAGCGCAATAATTGGTTAGTATCTATAATCATGATGTTCTGAAAATTAATGTTGTTTTGTTTTTGTTTTGAATTTTAGAAATACCCTTCTCTTTTTCGATCTTCCATGGCTGATTCTGAGCGTTTATCATCGGCTCTGTTTCCTCTTTCGGTATGACGCAAAGAAGCCACTTCGGCAACGATTTTTTCCAAAGTATCCGCATCAGATTCTATACCACCGGTAATGGTGATATCGCCCAAAGTTCTGAAGCGGATTTTCTTAGTATGAATTTCTTCTGTCCCATCAAGGATTAAGTATTCTGATTTTGGAATCCAAGAATTATTTCTCCAAAGCACTTCTCTTTCGTGAGCGAAATACAACGAAGGAATCGCAATATTCTCTCTTTTAATGTAGTTCCAAACGTCCATCTCTGTCCAGTTACTGATTGGGAATGCTCTGAAGTGTTCGCCTTCAAAATATTTTCCGTTCAATAAATTCCACAATTCCGGTCTTTGGTTTTTAGGATCCCATTGACCAAAATCATCTCTGTGCGAAAAGAAACGTTCTTTGGCTCTGGCTTTTTCTTCATCACGACGTCCACCTCCAATAGCGCAATCAATTTTATGACTTTCGATAGCATCTAAAAGTGTGGTGGTTTGCAATGCGTTTCTATTGGCATTTTTCCCTCTTTCTTCTAAAACTCTACCGGTATCAATAGATTCCTGAACCGAACCTACCAATAAAGTAGCGCCCAATTCGGCAATCAAATCATCTCTGAATTGTATCGTTTCCGGGAAATTGTGTCCGGTATCAATGTGCATTAAGGCAAACGGAATTTTAGACGGATAGAAGGCTTTTTTGGCTAAATGTGCCACTACTATAGAATCTTTTCCTCCCGAAAAAAGGATTACGGGATTTTGAAATTGCGCCCATACTTCACGTAAAATGAAGATGGCTTCTGACTCTAACTCGTCTAAATAATTTAAATAAAATTTACTCATTGCTGTATGTTTCTATTTTATGCTTGACAAAAGTAATAACTTTTTCTACGGCATCGGGGATGCTGTCGGTTTCTGTTTTAATCCAAATGGCAGGATTAGTTGGTTTCTCGTACGGGGCATCAATACCTGTGAAGTTGGGAATCAGACCTTTTCGGGCTTTTTGATACAATCCTTTGACGTCTCTACGTTCACATTCTTCTAAACTGGTATCAACAAAAATTTCAATAAAATCTTTTTCGCCAATGATTTCTTTCACCATTTTTCTGTCTTTTTCCAAAGGGGATACAAAAGCGGCTACGGTTATCATTCCGGCATCGACAAAAAGTTTAGCGATTTCGGCTGTACGGCGCAGGTTTTCATTTCGATCAGATTCCGTAAAACCTAATCCGGCATTTATACCACCTCTCAGATTATCGCCATCCAAGGTGTAGGTTCTTAAATTTAGTTGAAAAAGAGCCTGTTCTACTGCTTCGGCTATAGTAGATTTCCCCGAACCTGAAAGTCCGGTAAACCAAAGTACCATAGAAGGGTGTTGGTTTAACTGATTTCTGGATTCGCGGGTAACCGAATAGTTTTGTTGTGTAATGTTATTACTCATTGGCTGCTTTTATAGGTTCAACTATAGGTTCTTCAACGGTTATAGGCTCTACTTTTGGCAACCCAAATTTACTGCGATACCAAACGCGTTCGTGAATATAATACAAAATCATTTTGGTACTAACTTCGGCCAAGCCAACTTTCAAACCAATAAACGGATTGCCGGAAATAAACCAGGCTACCATCATAGTATCCATAGAACCCACCAAACGCCAAGTGACTGTTTTAGCAAAATGGCGCTTTTTGCTTTCTCTTAAAATACCTTCTTTAGACAAATTGATTTTGTACCAAACTCTTTCGTGCAAATAATACAAAATGAATTTAGTGGCAAACTCAGTCATCCCAATCTTAAACCCAATCATAGGATTCCCCGAAATGAACCACGCCAACAGCATGGTATCTATCGTACCAATAACACGCCAAGTAATGGCTTTGGCAATATGGCGCTTGTGTGATTTATCAATCATTGGTTATCGAGAAATAAGGGTTTAATAAATTTTCTTTGTTGTATTGTAATTCAGTAGTTGAATTTTGTTGCAGTACTTTTAATCCGGCGGCATTGCAAATGGCATGACCGGCCGCTATGTCCCATTCCATAGTGGGAGCAAATCTCGGATAAACATCTGCGGTACCTTCGGCAACCAAGCATAATTTTAAGGAACTCCCTTTTGAAATAATGGCTACTTTTTTACCCGATTGTTGTTCCAATTGCGTCATAAAAGTGGTTGTTTCCTCATTCATGTGCGAGCGACTTCCCACTACACGCAGTTCATTTTCATCTTTTTTCGGGGCAATATTTTGACTATTCTTGATAATATCAGCTGCTGTAGTATCGGCTGTTGTTATGAATTTAAAGGCTTTTTTTTCATCTACTAAACCATAATATAATTCGTTTAGTGCCGGAGCAAAGATGACGCCGAATTTAGGCTTCCCGTTTTCGACTAAAGCTATATTAACGGTAAACTCATCGTTCTTTTTGATAAATTCTTTGGTTCCATCAAGTGGATCAACTATCCAGCAGGTATTCCAGTTTTTACGTACATCATACGGAAGTTGCTTGGTTTCTTCACTGATAATCGGTATTCCGAAAGGTTTTAGTTTAGCTTCAATACAAGTATTGGCCTGTTGATCGGCCACGGTTAAAGGGGATTCATCTTCTTTGAAAACCACTTCGATTTCATTGGTATAAATTTTCATGATAACCGCACCGGCTTCTAATGCCGCGTCGATTGCTGTTTCAATCCAAAGTGAATTTACAGATGAATTTGTCATATTAATGATATTGTTTGTCGTAATAGTTTTGGTACTCGCCCGAAGTCACATTTTTCAACCAAACTTCATTGGCTAAATACCAGTCTATAGTTTTTTCCAATCCTTGTTCAAAAGTTACGGAAGGTTTCCATCCCAGTTCTTTATTTATTTTTGAAGCATCGATGGCGTAACGCAAATCATGTCCCGGACGGTCTTTCACATAGGTAATCAATTGGGCTGATTCTCCTTCGGAACGGCCTAATTTCTTATCCATTTGTTGGCAAAGCAATTTAACTAAGTCAATATTTTGCCATTCATTGAAGCCACCAATATTGTAGGTTTCATGATTTTTACCTTCATGAAAAACTAAATCAATCGCTACTGCGTGATCCTCTACAAAAAGCCAATCGCGAGTATATTTTCCATCGCCATAAACCGGCAAAGGTTTGTTATTGATAATATTATTAATGAAAAGCGGAATCAATTTCTCCGGAAAGTGATTTGGCCCGTAATTATTGGAACAATTGGTAATTACATAAGGTAAACCATAAGTTTCTCCATAGGCACGCACAAAATGATCCGAACTGGCTTTTGAGGCAGAGTACGGGGAATTCGGGTCGTAAGGAGTGGTTTCGGTAAATAATCCTGTTGCGCCTAAACTTCCGTAAACCTCATCGGTTGATATATGATAGAATCGTTTTCCTTCAAAATTATCTTTCCAAATGGTTTTAGCGGCATTGAGCAGATTCATTGTTCCTATAACATTGGTTTTTACAAATGCCAACGGATCAGTAATGGAACGATCAACATGCGATTCAGCAGCTAAGTGCAATACGCCTTCAAACTGATATTTTTGAAATAAGTCATTGATAAAATCAGCATCCGTGATATCGCCTTTTACAAAAGTATAATTAGCCGAATCTTCAATATCGGCAATATTTTCAAGGTTTCCGGCATAAGTCAGTGCATCAAGATTAAAAATATGATACGACGGGTACTTAGTCACAAAACGTCTGACAACATGTGAACCAATGAATCCGGCACCTCCTGTAATTAATATCTTTTTACCCACGATTTTATTATTGTTTTTTTAGTGTTCGTGAACCTTGCGGTTTCATATTATAATTTTCCGTCTGCTTTTTCTTTTAAAACTCCTTTTACATCAAATAAGACGCTGTTGGCTTTTTTCAACTTTGAAAAATCGAGCGTTTCAAATTCTTTATGGGACACCCCTAATACCAATGCGTCATACGTATCATTAGGCAATTGATTAGTGGTTTTAAGGTTGTACTCGTGCCATACTTCTTCCGGTTTGGCCCAAGGATCAAAAATGGTAACTTCCATACCGTAATCGGTCAAAGCTGTTACTACATCTACAATTTTGGTATTGCGAACATCGGGACAATTTTCTTTGAACGTAAAGCCCAACATCAATAATTTGGCTCCGTTAATGGCAATCCCTTTTTTAATCATCAGCTTGACCACTTGTGAAGCCACATATTCGCCCATGCTGTCATTTAATCGTCTTCCGGCTAAAATAATTTCGGGATGATATCCTTTTTCCTGAGCTTTTTGCGCCAGATAGTACGGATCAACTCCTATACAATGTCCACCAACCAAGCCCGGTTTAAAGGGAAGAAAATTCCATTTGGTTCCGGCTGCTTCTAAAACGGCATGCGTATCAATTTCTAATAAATTGAAAATTTTAGCCAATTCATTTACAAAAGCGATATTGATATCACGCTGAGAATTTTCGATTACTTTGGCCGCTTCGGCAACTTTGATGCTTGGTGCTAAATGGGTTCCGGCTGTGATAACCGATTTGTATAAATTATTCACTTTCTGTCCGATTTCCGGCGTTGATCCGGAAGTGACTTTTAGTATTTTTTCGACGGTATGTTCTTTATCTCCCGGATTGATTCGTTCCGGCGAGTAGCCTGCAAAAAAATCTACATTGAATTTCAATCCGCTTATTTTTTCTAAAACCGGAATACATTCTTCCTCGGTAACTCCGGGATAAACAGTAGATTCATAGATTACGATATCGCCTTTTTTCAACACCTTTCCAACCGTTTCGCTTGATTTATACAGTGGTGTCAAATCGGGACGGTTATTTTTATCTACCGGTGTCGGAACAGTTACTATGTAGTAATTACAGTCTTTTATATCGTCTAAATTATAGCTGCAAAAAAGTCCTTTGGTAGTTGATGGTATATTTACTAAAACCGCTTTTAAGGTTTGCTCATCAATTTCGAGGGTGGCATCTTTGCCTGAATTTAATTCTGCTATTCTGTTTTGGTTGATATCAAATCCAATGACTGAATATTGGGTAGCAAACAAGCGTGCCAGTGGTAAACCAACATATCCCAGTCCTATTATTGCAATTTTTGAATCCATATATTTTTTAGAAAAATCTAAAATTTAATTTTGCTAATATAGTTTATTTAGAACCAATTGATTGGTAAACAAACCCGATTTCTCTCATTTTATTGGCGTCTAATAAGTTTCTACCGTCGAATATAAAAGCCGGTTTCAGCATATTGTCATAAATTTTTTGCCAATCGTATTCTTTAAACTCATCCCATTCTGTCAAAATAGCTATGGCATGTGCATTTTGGCTAGCTACGTAAGCGTTGTTGAACGTTTTTATATATTTTTCGTTATCAGCAGATTTTCTTGTGTCAAGGTAATCCAAATCAGACAACACCTGTTGATGAGAAACTTTTGGGTCATATAAAGCAATGGAAGCTTGTTCGTTTATCAAATCATCTGCCACATATATAGCGGCTGATTCGCGAGTATCATTGGTATCTTTTTTGAAAGCCCATCCTAAAAAGGTAATTTTTTTTCCGGAAACTGTATTGTAAAGAGTTTGGACAATATTTTGAGAGAAACGCTTTTTTTGGTGATCATTCATAATGATAACCTGTTCCCAATAATTAGCAACTTCATTTAAACCGAAAGCTTTGGAGATGTATACCAAATTCAAGATATCTTTTTGGAAACAAGAACCGCCAAATCCAACTGAAGCTTTTAAAAATTTAGAACCGATACGGCTGTCCATTCCTATAGCTTTGGCTACTTCATTTACATTAGCTTCTGTTTTTTCACACAATTCAGAAATAGCATTGATAGAAGAAACTCTTTGTGCTAAAAAAGCATTGGCAGTTAGTTTTGATAATTCAGAAGACCAAACATTGGTTTTTAAAATGCGGTCTTTAGGCACCCAATTAGAATATACTTCTACCAAAGCCTCAATGGCTTTTTGACCTTCCTGATTGGTTTCGCCACCAATAAGTACTCGGTCCGGATTTAATAAATCAGCTACAGCGGTACCTTCGGCTAAAAATTCAGGGTTGGATAAAATTTGAAATTGCACTCTGTTTCCGGTATTGTCTAAAATGCTTTTTATGGCTTCAGCTGTTCTAACGGGCAAAGTTGATTTTTCAACAATGATTTTATCATTTTTGGCCACTCTGGCGATTTGACGCGCACATAATTCTATGTGTTTTAAATCAGCCGCCATTCCTTTTCCGGTACCGTAAGTTTTTGTTGGTGTGTTAACGGAGATGAAGATTAATTGAGCTTCATCAATAGCTTTATCAACATCAGTAGAAAAAAACAAGTTTCTACCTCGAGCTGAAGCTACAATTTCATTTAAACCCGGTTCATAAATAGGGATATTATTAATGTCTTTATCATTCCAAGCCGCGATTCTTTTTTCATTTAAATCAACCACCGTGACTTTAATATGAGGGCATTTTTCAGCTATAACTGCCATCGTTGGTCCTCCAACATAACCGGCACCGATACAACAAATGTTTGTAATCTTCATTTTATTCTTTATTTCAAATTTTCCCAATACCATTTTACCGCTTCTTTCAAACCATCTTGAAATGGGAATTTGGGATTATAATTAAGTAATTTTTTTGCTTTTTCTATGCTAGCCAACGAATGTGGAATATCTCCAGCTCTATTTGGCCCATGTATCACGGGTATTTCGGCAATTTCTGAATCAAATTCGGAAAGATAGGTCTTTAAATAACTTACCATTTCATTCAGTGTGGTTCTGTCGCCAAAAGCGGTATTATAAACCGTATTAACTGCTGCCGGATTGTCTGAAATCATAGCCAATTCATTCATTTGAATCACATTATCAATATAAGTGAAGTCTCTTGAATAATTGCCATCGCCATTGATCACCGGACTTTCGTGTTGCATTAACTGCATAACAAATTTAGGAATCACGGCAGCATATGCTCCGTTAGGATCTTGACGTCTTCCAAAAACGTTAAAATAGCGCAACCCGATAGTTTCCATCCCATAGGTTTTACTGAATATCTCGGCGTATAATTCGTTTACATATTTAGTAATGGCATAGGGCGAAAGTGGTTTTCCTATGATGTCTTCTACTTTTGGTAAATTTTCCGAATCCCCGTAAGTTGATGAACTGGCAGCATAAATGAATCGTTTTACACCGGCATCACGGGAGGCAATCAACATGTTCATGAATCCTGTAATGTTTACTTCATTGGTTGTAAACGGATCTTGTATAGAACGCGGCACCGAACCCAAGGCTGCCTGATGTAGTACATAGTCTATATTTTTAACTGCTTTGGCACAAGTTTGCGGATCCCGAATGTCACCTTCCAGTAAAGTAAAGTTAGGGTTTGAAAAAAAGGCTTCAATATTATGACGATGCCCTGTAGCAAAATTATCCAGACAGGTCACTTTGTAGGCTTTGGCTAAAAAATAGTCACAGAGATTAGAACCAATAAAACCAGCTCCACCCGTAATGAGTATGGATGTATTATTGTTTGTCATTATTTTTTTCTTTTGAAAAGTCGGTGATACAATTTTGCAAAAAATCCGGTTGGCTCTTCATCTTCATGGTATCCGCTGCCATAGCCATAGCCATAGCTGTAGCCATAACCATAACCGTAACCATACCCTACTCCGTATTTTGCTTTGTTTTCATAACCATTGAAAATGATGCTGATGTTGTTTAACTCGCCTCTTTTCGTTCGGTTGTTTAACAAGGTCAACATTTCTTTTTTGGTGAAATTCTGGCGAACAATATACAAAGTAACGTCACAAAATTGAGCCAACTCTAAGGCGTCAGAAACCAATCCTACCGGAGGAGTATCCAATATGATATAGTCATAATTTTTCTTAAGCTCTGCCATCATTTCTTTCATGCTATCGCCCAGAATTAACTCTGAAGGATTTGGCGGAATAGGCCCTGAAGTAATTACATCAAGATACGGAATGTGCGTATGTTGTATCACATCTTCTAATGTCTTTTGCCCAATCAAATAGTTAACTGCACCAATATCATTTTGAATATTAAAGTCATCAAAAATCTTTGGTTTTCTTAAATCGAGTCCCAAGATGATGGTTTTCTTTTCGCTCAAGGCAAATACGGTGGCAATATTGATAGAACAGAAAGTTTTCCCTTCGCCGCTGACGGAAGAGGTAAGCATTAATGTTTTTGACCCTTCAACGCTTTGTTTTTTATACAAGAACTGTAACGACGAACGAATAGCTCTGAAAGATTCAGACAGGGCCGACTTTGGTCTTTCAAAAACGGACAGATTAGAATCGGAGTATTTAATTCCAATAATTCCTAATAACGGAAGTTGTGTCAGATTGGAGATATCGACTATATTTTGAATCGTATTGTTGATAAAGAAAATCAAAAACACCAATACAAGCGGAACCAAAAGACCGATGAAAAACGCCAATACATAATTCACGCTGGTTTTAGGTCCTAATAACATACCGCCGACATCTTTGGCCGGATCAATAAACTGTATATCGGAAAGGTTGGCTGCTTTTACAATAGCTGCTTCACTTCTTTTTTGTAAAAAGGTATTGTAAATATTATTGCTTAAATCATATTTTCTGGAAATATTTAAATACGCCTGATTGGTTTCGGGCATCTTTTTAATTTCGGATTCTACTTCATTCAGCTTACTGTTTACCGAATTCAAATCGTATTGTAGCATGCTTCTCAAAGAGCTGGCATTTTCAAGCAAAACTCTTTTAACGGATACAATTTCATTGTCTAATCGCTCATAAAAAATTTGGCCTTTGGCCGAATAAATCAACTCTGATCTTTGAATCGAAAGTTCTATCAACTTGGAAACATTGGTAACTATATTCGGTTCTGAAATCCCAGCTACCGTTGGTGCCGGTAATTTTGAAAAATCAACACTGTTTTTTAAATACTCTTTAAGTTGATTGAGGTAGGCAATTTTTCTTTCTACTTCATCTTTTCTGGCGTCTAGCTCTAATAACTGACTTTTAAAATTGGCGCCTTTATCTTCAACATCTAAGATGCTGTTGTTTCTGCTGAAATCTTTTAAATCGTTACCTGAATTTTTTAATTGCTCCTCCATATCAACCAATCTTTCGTCGATGAAGTTAATGGTGTTTTCAGCAAATTTATTTTTATTTTCAAGTTGTCTGTCTATCAACATCTTAACTGTAGCGTTGAGATAGTCAACCATTCGGTTTTTGTTGGTACCCTCCATTCCTAATTTTAGGATAGCGCCCGCTTTTTCATCAGTAACTACTCTTACTCCCTGATACCTTCCAACGGTTTCATCAAAAGCATTAAGGCGCACCAATATATCATCATTTAATTTTAAATCAGCCTTTTCATCTAAGTCAAGTCGCCAATGCAAAAACGGCAAGCTTACGACTTGTCCTACTTTGTATCTTCTGATGAATTCTTTGGCCGGAACAGTAATGGGTTTAATCGAATTGTCGGAGTACTTGACAACACTTTGGCTACTGGCTTGAAACGGAATAGTGATTTGATAAGTATCACTTGAAATCATTTTTACTGTAATAAATTGAGACAGCAATTGATCCTGTTCTTTATCCAATGTGATTTTGAATGGAACCTGCCCATACACATCCTGCAAAAAATATTTGGTCTGCTTAAAGTAATCGATATAAAATTGTAATTTATCAACCACCAACTCGTTGTGCGATCTTGATTTTAGTGTGGTAGCTATCATCTGAACTTTATCGGATGTCCCGCCCCAGTTGAAAACCAAGCTGGTATTGGCTGTGAAAAACGGATTATTCTCTTCTTTGACTGCTATGGTGGTTTCAATACCGTATATTTTTTGCTTTCTGACATTCACTTGATGTGCTATCGAAAAGGCGATAATTAACCCTACCAGAAACCATTTCCAATAACTGGTGGTTTTAATCAAAAATCCTTTAAAATCAAAACTGGTTTTGGTATCAAAAAAAGAAAAATCTTTTATGTCGAGCATGACAATGAGTGTTAATTTTTAAGTAATAAGTAAGTAGTTGTCGCCAATGACAATAAGGTAACCAGGGTTGATAAAGATTCTATCCCGGTTTTACCTGTACCCCATGTTTTTTGTCGCAAGGGTTTAACATAAATATAATCGTTGGGTTGCAAATAAAAACAAGGTGAATTTACAGCATTACTTTTAGTCAAATCGATACTAAACGTTTCACTTCCTTGAGGATATCTTCTAATTACTTTTACATCTTTACGGTCACCTGTAATAGAAATATCACCGGCATTAGCAATAGCTTCCATGATATTTACTTTATCCTGATAGAGTGTTTTTGTACCGGTACTGACTACCTCTCCGTTTATGGTGTATCTGAAACCTGCTAATTTTACAATCACAAATATGCCGGCTTCCGGTTTAAAATATTTATCGGACAAAAGCGTTTCCAGTTTGACTCTGATTTCTTCAACCGTAAAACCTAAAACGTTAAGTTCTCCTATTATCGGCAATCTGATATTACCATGATCATCAACGGTATAACCATTATAATAGCTACTCTGTTCTGTTATACCAGCTGTATTTTGAGAGCCGTTTGAATTAAAAATATCAACTAATTTAGGATCAATCGCTTTAATATTAATATTCAAGATATCATTAGTCTGCAAGCGATAAGGTTTATTGTTGGAAGGTGTTACCGAAACGGCGGAAGCATCTTTATCGTTTTGTAAATAAATCAGATCTTTGGTAGGCACACAAGAAACCGTTAAAATACTGAGTAAAACAAATAAATATAATCTGGGTTTGTCCATTATTTTTTTAAAAAAATTAGCAAACAAAGATAGTTTTTCAATTCTAATTACAAAAATGTAGTGAATGATTATTTTGTTATATGTTTTTTAACGAATTTTCAAAAGGAACGCGGTTCAAAATGCTTCTGCCCAAAGTCACCTCATCGGCATATTCCAACTCA
Above is a genomic segment from Flavobacterium phycosphaerae containing:
- a CDS encoding polysaccharide biosynthesis/export family protein, whose protein sequence is MDKPRLYLFVLLSILTVSCVPTKDLIYLQNDKDASAVSVTPSNNKPYRLQTNDILNINIKAIDPKLVDIFNSNGSQNTAGITEQSSYYNGYTVDDHGNIRLPIIGELNVLGFTVEEIRVKLETLLSDKYFKPEAGIFVIVKLAGFRYTINGEVVSTGTKTLYQDKVNIMEAIANAGDISITGDRKDVKVIRRYPQGSETFSIDLTKSNAVNSPCFYLQPNDYIYVKPLRQKTWGTGKTGIESLSTLVTLLSLATTTYLLLKN